The following proteins are co-located in the Maridesulfovibrio sp. genome:
- the shc gene encoding squalene--hopene cyclase, protein MNKKSAMKMNKKAKNQVVSLLQPKDALNRVMKRFRSLQSPEGYWVFALEADVTIPSEYIMFNRFLGRKMDKGLAKRLGNYIRAKQMPDGGWPLHDNDGPVNISASVKAYMALKMLGDDKDAEHMVRARQIILAKGGAETSNVFTRICLATFGQIPWHCPPAMPIEIVLLPKWFFFHLDKVSYWSRSVIYPLLIIYAKQPVCRLRPEEAVPELFCKPAEEHIHIDKYRDKGWRKNLFILLDRVLKRTIHLVPKSINKKALNYAEKWTREHMAGRGGIGAIFPAMANAVMALSLLGYDESDPDFARGMQSVDDLMVDKFHVPEKSPWEHTVITGGAELSAAPELDISPDHGTAENLEQAMCQPCNSPIWDTCLTLSAMMEAGENQDSKSTQQALKWLWGQQIFFRGDWISKAPKLEGGGWAFQFENTFYPDLDDTAMVLMAMCRAGVLDQPEHHENFIKGVNWLIGMQSSNGGWAAFDIDNCAEYLNDIPFADHGALLDPPTSDLTARVIELLGVIGYDKSFRPIKDGIEFLKKEQEDDGSWFGRWGVNYIYGTWSVLCGLRQAGEDMNSSYVCKAVEWFENHQNKDGGWGETCLSYNDKNYAGLGDSTASQTAWALLGLMAAGRVHSKAVSRGVRYLLDTQKEDGSWDETLFTGTGFPRVFYLRYHGYSQYFPMWALGVYQRFSAEEDTKQIMMRRKTPLDLGRKW, encoded by the coding sequence ATGAACAAAAAAAGCGCCATGAAGATGAATAAAAAGGCCAAAAATCAAGTTGTTTCGCTGCTGCAGCCAAAAGATGCCCTGAACCGGGTAATGAAAAGATTCCGCTCCCTGCAGTCCCCTGAAGGATATTGGGTTTTTGCCCTTGAAGCTGATGTGACCATCCCTTCAGAATACATCATGTTCAACAGATTTCTGGGACGCAAGATGGACAAAGGCCTTGCCAAAAGACTTGGCAATTACATCCGGGCCAAACAGATGCCCGATGGCGGATGGCCTCTGCATGACAATGACGGCCCGGTGAACATCAGTGCATCAGTTAAAGCATACATGGCCCTCAAGATGCTCGGCGACGACAAGGATGCTGAACATATGGTCCGCGCCCGCCAGATAATCCTTGCCAAGGGCGGGGCAGAAACTTCTAACGTATTTACCCGCATCTGCCTTGCCACTTTCGGCCAGATTCCGTGGCACTGCCCGCCCGCTATGCCCATTGAAATCGTACTGCTGCCCAAATGGTTCTTTTTCCATCTGGACAAAGTATCCTACTGGTCCCGCTCGGTAATCTACCCGCTGCTTATCATTTATGCCAAGCAGCCGGTCTGCCGTTTGCGTCCTGAAGAAGCAGTACCCGAACTTTTCTGCAAACCTGCCGAAGAACATATACATATAGATAAGTACCGCGACAAAGGCTGGCGCAAAAACCTTTTCATTCTGCTTGACCGCGTACTGAAGCGGACCATTCATCTGGTCCCCAAGTCCATCAACAAAAAAGCCCTGAACTATGCGGAAAAATGGACCCGCGAACACATGGCTGGACGTGGTGGTATCGGTGCAATTTTCCCGGCAATGGCTAACGCTGTCATGGCCCTGAGCCTGCTCGGATACGATGAATCAGACCCGGATTTTGCCCGTGGCATGCAGTCTGTGGATGACCTCATGGTCGATAAATTCCACGTGCCTGAAAAGTCCCCTTGGGAGCACACTGTAATCACCGGTGGAGCTGAGCTTTCCGCCGCACCGGAGCTGGACATTTCCCCCGACCACGGTACTGCAGAAAACCTTGAGCAGGCCATGTGCCAGCCCTGCAACTCCCCAATCTGGGACACCTGCCTGACCCTTTCAGCCATGATGGAAGCAGGCGAAAATCAAGATAGTAAATCCACTCAGCAAGCACTGAAATGGCTCTGGGGTCAGCAGATTTTCTTCCGTGGAGACTGGATCTCTAAGGCCCCCAAACTTGAGGGCGGCGGCTGGGCTTTCCAGTTTGAAAACACATTCTATCCGGACCTTGATGATACCGCCATGGTACTTATGGCAATGTGCCGCGCCGGAGTTCTGGATCAGCCGGAACACCATGAGAACTTCATCAAAGGCGTAAACTGGCTTATCGGCATGCAGTCCTCCAACGGAGGCTGGGCAGCATTCGATATCGACAACTGCGCCGAGTATCTGAACGACATCCCATTTGCGGACCACGGCGCCCTGCTCGACCCGCCCACCTCGGACCTTACCGCACGTGTCATCGAGCTGCTGGGCGTTATCGGCTACGATAAGAGCTTCCGCCCCATCAAAGATGGTATCGAATTCCTGAAAAAGGAACAGGAAGACGACGGCTCATGGTTTGGACGCTGGGGTGTTAACTATATTTATGGCACATGGTCCGTACTTTGCGGCCTGCGTCAGGCTGGCGAGGATATGAACTCCTCCTACGTATGCAAGGCTGTAGAATGGTTTGAAAACCACCAGAACAAAGACGGCGGCTGGGGCGAAACCTGCCTGAGCTACAACGACAAGAACTACGCCGGACTTGGTGATTCCACAGCATCCCAGACTGCATGGGCGCTGCTTGGACTCATGGCTGCCGGACGGGTTCACTCCAAGGCTGTCAGCCGCGGCGTTCGTTACCTGCTGGATACCCAGAAAGAAGACGGCAGCTGGGATGAGACTCTGTTCACTGGAACTGGATTCCCGCGCGTATTCTATCTGCGTTACCATGGATACTCCCAATATTTCCCCATGTGGGCACTGGGCGTCTACCAGCGCTTTTCCGCAGAGGAAGACACCAAACAGATCATGATGCGCCGCAAGACTCCGCTTGACCTCGGAAGGAAGTGGTAG
- a CDS encoding acyl-ACP thioesterase domain-containing protein, whose translation MNNGSLLISNTVPAYETGPDDRMHCHWLMCRLQEAATSHANSLGFGIEDMAKQGCFWVLTSMRIEIAELPLREKTFALTTWSRGAKKLRAFRDFSGCDENGREIIRASSEWMVLDSETRRPIAIDQKLNLHAQDRCVFPDPIKRLRPGTPEKELRSLSVGYSSLDANGHVNNTEYLRWSFDGLRSLGFDQNKVKSIRVAFLSEVFEGNSIKLMDCDCEDDGYELIGLNETEGKAAFALKVE comes from the coding sequence ATGAACAATGGTTCACTTTTGATCAGTAACACGGTCCCGGCCTATGAGACGGGACCGGATGACCGCATGCACTGCCACTGGCTCATGTGCAGGCTTCAGGAAGCAGCCACCTCCCATGCGAACTCGCTCGGTTTCGGCATTGAAGATATGGCGAAGCAGGGCTGCTTCTGGGTCCTGACTTCAATGCGTATCGAGATTGCAGAGCTGCCCTTGCGCGAAAAAACTTTTGCGCTGACAACCTGGTCACGGGGCGCAAAAAAATTGCGGGCCTTCCGCGATTTCTCCGGCTGTGATGAAAACGGAAGAGAAATCATCCGCGCCTCCTCGGAATGGATGGTACTCGACTCCGAAACCCGCAGGCCGATAGCAATTGATCAAAAGCTGAATCTGCACGCTCAAGACCGCTGCGTATTCCCTGACCCGATAAAGAGGCTGCGCCCCGGCACACCGGAAAAAGAACTCCGGTCCTTAAGTGTGGGCTACAGCTCTCTTGATGCCAATGGTCACGTCAACAACACTGAGTACCTGCGCTGGTCATTTGATGGACTGCGTTCACTTGGATTTGACCAGAACAAAGTAAAATCAATTCGCGTAGCCTTCCTTTCCGAAGTTTTCGAAGGCAACTCCATCAAGCTAATGGATTGTGATTGCGAGGACGATGGATATGAATTGATTGGCCTGAATGAGACTGAAGGGAAAGCTGCTTTTGCTTTGAAAGTGGAATAA
- a CDS encoding DUF2059 domain-containing protein yields the protein MKLFKILALCTLLSLPVIHTANAHAQSEENLKAAYEMAELTYNPDAFDQAFDMIAPAMLKGIFKTHPETKKYSEILIKAFTKSMKETFNEKKNQRILITVFAQVYAAEFNKKELQDIIAFYKTDTGQKCLKKLPLIMKQAEQESAKVMNKIFANGFDQKLEANIKAMKDNGSLPTDFKM from the coding sequence ATGAAACTGTTCAAAATATTGGCACTCTGCACACTACTTTCACTTCCGGTAATTCACACCGCAAATGCGCATGCCCAGAGTGAGGAAAATTTAAAAGCAGCTTATGAAATGGCAGAACTGACTTACAACCCTGATGCCTTTGACCAAGCATTTGATATGATAGCCCCTGCTATGCTTAAAGGAATATTTAAGACTCATCCCGAAACAAAAAAATACAGTGAAATATTAATAAAGGCCTTTACCAAATCAATGAAGGAAACATTCAACGAAAAGAAAAATCAACGGATTCTGATAACAGTCTTTGCACAAGTCTACGCTGCAGAATTCAACAAAAAAGAATTACAAGACATCATTGCTTTTTATAAAACCGATACCGGCCAAAAATGCCTGAAAAAACTTCCTTTAATTATGAAACAGGCTGAACAGGAGTCTGCTAAAGTCATGAATAAAATTTTCGCTAATGGATTTGACCAAAAGTTAGAGGCAAACATCAAGGCAATGAAAGATAATGGATCACTGCCAACTGATTTTAAAATGTAA
- the thrS gene encoding threonine--tRNA ligase, producing the protein MQVAGKELEVQQGALCGEVLKEALSKKQFKNVVVAKCGDTLLDLTTTVPADCTDLEPVMADSEEGLNVIRHSTAHLMAEAVKKLFPTAKVTIGPSIASGFYYDFDYERPFTPEDLEAIEAEMLRRVGADEDFTREVLSSADALKKFEEMGEDYKIELINDLGAETVSVYTNGEFADLCRGPHVARTGMLKAFKLLSVAGAYWRGDEKRQQLQRIYGTAFADPKALKKHLAQIEEAKKRDHRKLGTQLDLFSVNPEVGAGMTIWHPKGALIRAILEDFERKEHLKRGYQFVQGPLILKRELWEKSGHYDNYRENMYFTEIDEQSYGIKPMNCLSHMLVFKSRLRSYRDLPQRYFEHGVVHRHEKSGVLHGLLRVRTFTQDDAHLICRPDQLRDEIIGIAKFVGDVMGLFGFEYEAEVSTKPEKAIGSDEDWDRATEALEGALKEMGMEYSINEGDGAFYGPKIDIIIKDALERRWQCATIQCDFTLPERFDLSYVGEDGERHRPVMLHRVILGSIERFIGVLLEHTGGALPAWLSPVQAKILTVTDSQNEFAQKVLQFLREKGIRAEVDDRNEKLGYKVREAQLEKIPYMLVVGDKEVAAESVNVRARDGEDPGLKSLDEAAELISTAIDEPFKRGGMSYSFS; encoded by the coding sequence ATGCAAGTTGCAGGTAAAGAACTTGAGGTTCAGCAGGGTGCGCTTTGCGGCGAGGTTCTCAAAGAGGCCTTGTCCAAGAAGCAGTTCAAGAACGTTGTAGTTGCCAAATGTGGCGATACGCTTCTTGATCTCACCACCACCGTGCCTGCCGACTGTACCGACCTTGAGCCGGTAATGGCTGATTCCGAAGAAGGTCTGAATGTAATCCGCCACTCCACCGCACACCTTATGGCTGAAGCTGTGAAAAAGCTCTTCCCCACAGCCAAGGTGACCATCGGCCCCTCCATCGCCAGCGGTTTCTACTACGACTTCGACTACGAACGCCCCTTCACTCCTGAAGATCTTGAGGCAATCGAAGCCGAAATGCTGCGCCGTGTCGGTGCTGATGAAGATTTTACCCGCGAAGTGCTTTCCAGTGCAGATGCACTGAAAAAATTCGAGGAAATGGGCGAAGATTACAAGATCGAACTGATTAACGATCTGGGCGCAGAAACTGTTTCCGTATACACCAACGGCGAGTTTGCTGACCTCTGCCGTGGCCCCCACGTGGCCCGCACCGGCATGCTCAAAGCTTTCAAGCTTCTCTCCGTTGCAGGCGCATACTGGCGCGGCGATGAAAAACGCCAGCAACTCCAGCGCATTTACGGTACCGCGTTTGCTGATCCGAAAGCCCTGAAAAAGCACCTCGCTCAGATTGAGGAAGCCAAGAAGCGCGACCACCGTAAATTGGGAACCCAGCTCGATCTCTTTTCCGTGAACCCTGAAGTGGGCGCGGGCATGACCATCTGGCATCCCAAGGGTGCGCTTATCCGTGCAATCCTTGAAGACTTCGAGCGCAAGGAACACCTCAAACGCGGTTACCAGTTCGTACAGGGCCCGCTCATTCTCAAGCGTGAGCTTTGGGAAAAATCCGGCCACTACGACAACTACCGCGAGAATATGTATTTCACTGAGATTGATGAGCAGTCCTACGGCATCAAGCCCATGAACTGCCTTTCTCACATGCTGGTATTCAAATCCAGACTGCGCAGCTACCGTGACCTGCCCCAGCGCTACTTTGAGCATGGTGTAGTTCACCGCCACGAGAAATCAGGCGTACTGCACGGCCTGCTTCGCGTACGTACCTTCACTCAGGATGATGCACACCTCATCTGCCGCCCCGATCAGCTCCGCGATGAAATCATCGGCATTGCAAAATTCGTCGGCGATGTGATGGGCCTGTTCGGATTTGAATACGAAGCAGAAGTCAGCACCAAGCCCGAAAAAGCTATCGGTTCTGACGAAGATTGGGATAGAGCCACCGAAGCACTCGAAGGCGCCCTCAAAGAAATGGGTATGGAATACTCAATCAATGAAGGCGACGGCGCGTTCTACGGTCCCAAAATTGACATCATTATTAAAGATGCTCTTGAACGTCGCTGGCAATGTGCTACAATCCAGTGTGATTTTACCTTGCCAGAGCGGTTCGACTTAAGCTATGTGGGCGAAGATGGTGAGCGTCACAGACCTGTTATGCTCCACCGGGTTATCCTCGGTTCCATCGAACGTTTCATCGGTGTGCTGCTTGAACACACCGGTGGCGCACTGCCTGCCTGGCTGTCCCCTGTTCAGGCAAAAATTCTCACAGTCACCGATTCTCAGAACGAATTTGCACAAAAAGTCTTGCAGTTTCTGCGAGAAAAGGGCATTCGTGCCGAGGTTGATGATCGAAATGAGAAACTGGGCTACAAAGTTCGGGAAGCCCAGCTTGAAAAAATCCCGTACATGTTAGTAGTTGGCGACAAAGAAGTCGCTGCGGAATCGGTCAATGTAAGGGCCCGCGACGGGGAAGACCCCGGTCTCAAGTCTCTTGATGAAGCGGCAGAGCTTATTTCGACCGCCATTGACGAACCATTCAAACGCGGAGGCATGAGCTATAGCTTTTCATAG
- the infC gene encoding translation initiation factor IF-3, with translation MVIDDEGNQLGVLPTREALEIAQDRGLDLVEVAEKADPPVCKIMDYGKFKYQQQKRKQEAKKKQTVIQIKEVKFRPKTDEHDYQTKLKHIRRFLEGGDRCKVTIFFRGREIVHKDRGLAVLERVKEETMDISKMEQAPRSEGRTMNMMLAPIKK, from the coding sequence ATGGTTATTGATGACGAGGGTAACCAACTGGGAGTACTTCCCACACGTGAAGCCCTTGAAATTGCACAGGACCGGGGTCTTGATCTGGTTGAAGTTGCAGAGAAGGCAGATCCGCCAGTTTGCAAGATTATGGACTATGGTAAGTTCAAATATCAGCAGCAGAAACGTAAGCAGGAAGCCAAAAAGAAGCAGACTGTAATCCAGATCAAGGAAGTCAAGTTTCGCCCCAAGACAGACGAGCACGATTACCAGACAAAGCTCAAGCACATCCGTCGGTTTCTCGAAGGCGGCGACAGGTGCAAAGTCACTATATTTTTCAGGGGCCGAGAAATTGTCCATAAGGACAGAGGGTTGGCAGTTCTGGAGCGGGTCAAAGAGGAAACCATGGATATCTCCAAAATGGAGCAGGCTCCAAGGTCCGAAGGCCGCACCATGAACATGATGTTGGCTCCTATTAAAAAATAA
- the rpmI gene encoding 50S ribosomal protein L35: protein MPKMKTRRGAAKRFTKTGSGKFKRRKQGLRHILTKKTAKRKSRLGQSATVDSANVGQVKRMLPYA, encoded by the coding sequence ATGCCTAAAATGAAAACCAGAAGAGGCGCTGCAAAGCGTTTTACTAAAACTGGCAGCGGCAAATTCAAACGCCGCAAACAGGGTCTGCGTCATATCCTGACCAAGAAGACCGCGAAGCGTAAGAGCAGACTCGGCCAGAGCGCAACTGTTGACAGTGCGAACGTTGGTCAGGTCAAGCGCATGCTTCCCTACGCTTAA
- the rplT gene encoding 50S ribosomal protein L20, with amino-acid sequence MRVKRGIAAKRRHKKYLKMAKGFRGSGSTLYRTARERVERSLCMAYVGRKLRKRDMRKLWIQRINAAARLNGMSYSRLIHGLSTAGVTLNRKVLADLAVNDAPAFAKVVEIAKAQVS; translated from the coding sequence ATGAGAGTAAAACGTGGTATTGCCGCTAAGAGGCGTCATAAAAAATATTTAAAGATGGCCAAGGGTTTCCGTGGCTCTGGATCAACCCTTTACCGTACCGCCAGAGAGAGAGTTGAACGCTCACTCTGCATGGCCTACGTCGGCCGCAAACTGCGCAAACGTGATATGCGCAAACTCTGGATCCAGCGTATCAACGCTGCTGCACGCCTCAACGGCATGTCCTACAGCCGTCTCATTCACGGACTGTCCACTGCTGGCGTTACCCTGAACCGTAAAGTTCTCGCTGATCTGGCTGTTAACGATGCACCTGCATTCGCCAAAGTAGTTGAGATCGCCAAAGCTCAGGTTAGCTAA